In the genome of Fibrobacter succinogenes, the window TATATTCATGATAAATGAATGGATTTCGCTATTGCATCTTGTGGCTTGTTCTATTCTTCCTTGTCGCTTGCAGCAACGAGGAAAAAGAATTCCTTACGCCTGGGCGATGGGGTGTCGTCTTGGATGTGAATGTCAATGAATATTCGTTGAACGGGATTGTTATTGGTAAGACGATTGACGATATTTCAAATAACAATGATTTGTTAATCAAGCCGCTTGGTAAATCATTGAAAGAAATCAGAAAGGTCGAGCAGGAAAATGCCTTAAGGAAAAAAGTTCCTGCTGAAGAATCGAAGGTAAAAGTCCATTTTGACGAATCCCTTTCGTATGATGTCTTCTATAAAGTTTTTGCGACGTTGGGATTCAACGGTTATACATCGATTCAATATGTGATAGGTTCTAATTTCAAAGAACCGTTTGTCATGGATCCCCCAGAAAGGCATTATTCAATTTTTTCAGAAGATCATGTTGATCCTTTTAGATGTAGTCAGGCGAGAACTCGACGAGCGATTGGGGAGTTTTCAGAAAAGAGACTTCATAAAAAGATTTCTGCTGAAGAAATTGCGGCCAGGCGTGTTAAGGATACGGAATTGCTCATAGAGTGCGCCCGAAGGTATATCGATTTGTCGTTAGCTTTAAAATCCAAAGGGGATTCCCCTTATGTAGTCGGTTTGAATGAAGCGGGCATAATTGATGGAGAAAAATTCTATACCTATCAAAATCTGGATGACGTGTGGAAATTGATAGAAGACCTTCGGCTTAGACGCGCGCTGCAAGATAAAGAAGACCGCAATCAGATACTAGTGGTTCTTGATAAAGACATAATGATCAAAAATCTTGTACCTGTTGTCAAAAAATTAAAAGCTTTTGGCTATAAGATGAATTTTGCATTTATCGGCTCCTAGCGGCCCCCTTTACAGTTGCATCACCATTAGGCGTTGCAATGGTTTTGCAGCGCGGTGATGTATTCCCTGGCGTAGCGCGATAGGGTCACGCCCTTGCGTGTTACGATGCCGATGGTCATCTTGTCGAAAACAGCGAGCGGCTTTGCGATAATCTCCTTGCCGTTCAGCTTATGGCTGATGACGCCGGAGCAGATGGTGTAACCGTCGAGGCCGATCAGCAAGTTGAAAAGTGTGGCGCGGTCACGGACCTTGATGTTGCGCGGGCAGTCGAAATCGATGGCGGTAAGCGGTTCTTCGGCGAAGTAGAAAGAGTTGAAGTTCCCTTGTTCGTAGGTCAGGTACGGGAACGGTTTCAAGTCGGCGAGCGTGATGCGCTCTTTTGTGGCAAGCGGATTCTTGGACGATATGAACACGTGCAGTGGCGTGGTGAACAGCGGTTCGAATACCAGGTTGTTCTTCTGCATCATCTTGCGGATGACTTTCTCGTTCTTGCCGCTCAGGTAGAGAACTCCTATTTCGCTTTTCATCTTGGTGACGTCGTCGATAATTTCGTTTGTCTGCGTTTCGCGGAGCGTGAAGTCGTAGCTTGGGCCGCCGAACTTGCGGATGACATCGACAAAGGCGTTTACCGCGAAGGAGTAGTGCTGGCAGCTTACGGAAAAAATCGTGTTACCGTTTTCACCACCCTTGTAATGTTCCTCGAGGAGGGCCGCCTGTTCCAATACCTGACGCGCATACGAGAGGAATTCGTCACCTTCGTTCGTGATGGTGACGCCCTTGTTGCTGCGGTTGAAAA includes:
- a CDS encoding LysR family transcriptional regulator, with product MTLQQLKYAVAVADTLNITEASKRVFISQPSLTAAIHELEEEMGVTIFNRSNKGVTITNEGDEFLSYARQVLEQAALLEEHYKGGENGNTIFSVSCQHYSFAVNAFVDVIRKFGGPSYDFTLRETQTNEIIDDVTKMKSEIGVLYLSGKNEKVIRKMMQKNNLVFEPLFTTPLHVFISSKNPLATKERITLADLKPFPYLTYEQGNFNSFYFAEEPLTAIDFDCPRNIKVRDRATLFNLLIGLDGYTICSGVISHKLNGKEIIAKPLAVFDKMTIGIVTRKGVTLSRYAREYITALQNHCNA